The following is a genomic window from Mycobacterium parmense.
ATGATCACCTGGCCGGTGGCGGCTGCGAGGTGAATCGTGTTAGATAGTACGACAACGTACAGTTCCTGGTTGGTGTCGCGGCCTGGCGTGATGTCTCCGGGTGTGATCACAGGCCAGCGGCCCGGTTCGCCTGATAGACCTTCTCCGCGTAGGCGTCGATGTCGAGCGTTGGCACAGTGTGTGTTGTGTAGTTCTCGAGCGAGATTCGGAGATGCTCGTTGTGCAGGGCTCGTTCGATCATCTCTGAACGATTCAGCCCGGCCGCCTGGGCGTCCGCATCGGCCGCCGCCAGCACGGCCTCTTCAATCATTACGGACACTTTGGCTTTCGCCATACCATTTATCCTACTCTGAGCAGGA
Proteins encoded in this region:
- a CDS encoding ribbon-helix-helix protein, CopG family — its product is MAKAKVSVMIEEAVLAAADADAQAAGLNRSEMIERALHNEHLRISLENYTTHTVPTLDIDAYAEKVYQANRAAGL